CGGTCAGATGATGCCCGCGCTGGAGCAGCTCCTTGGTCAAATGCGAGCCTAAGAATCCCGCTGCGCCCGTGACGAGAATTCTTTTCATCGAAAATGCGGCCTCCTTGGTTATGACCTAAGTATTCTCATTTTATGAACCGGCAGCGGATCCCGCTTGTATCGTTACCTAGGTCCATATCCGTTCATCCGTTCATTTTTTCCCGGTCGAAAATGGAGAGACCGTCACCTTACATATATATGTTTCGTCTGCCGTTTCGCATGGTTGAATGATTGGGGGCCGTATGCACATTTTAACGGGGTTGGTTCGCCGTCCATGTCCTTTCCCGGCCCTGGCGCATACCTTAAGTTGAATGTCTTCATTTGCGGAAAGATTAGGGAATCGAGGGGGAAAGCCATGAAGCCGCCGATCCCGGTAAATGAGCCTTTATTGAACGGAAATGAAAAAAAGTACGTAACGGAATGCATCGAATCGGGCTGGATTTCATCGGAAGGTCCGTTTGTCCGCAAATTCGAGGCGTCGATGGCCGATTACGCGAACAGAAAGCATGGCGTGGCCGTTTGTAACGGTACGGCCGCTCTGGAGCTGGCTGTTGCCGCTCTCGATCTTCCTCCCGGAAGCGAAGTGCTTGTGCCCAGTTTTACGATCATTTCCTGCGTACTGGCCATTGTCCGCCGCGGCTGCGTTCCGGTGCTCGTGGACAGCGACCCCGTCACGTGGAATATGGATGCCGCGCAGCTGGAAAGCAAAATTACGCCAAGGACGAAAGCCGTGATGATTGTCCATATCTACGGTCTGCCTACAGATGTCGATCCGGTGCTCGAGATCGCCGGGCGATACGGACTGAAGGTCATCGAGGATGCTTCGGAGATGATCGGGCAGTATTATAAAGATCGGCCCTGCGGCAGCTTTGGCGATATCAGCACGTTCAGCTTCTACGCCAACAAGCATGTGACAACGGGGGAAGGGGGCATGGTGCTGACCGATGACGATGCCCTGGCGGAGCGCTGCTCGCTCCTGCGAAATTTATTTTTTGTGCCGAACCGCCGGTATGTTCACGACGAGCTGGGCTTCAATTTCCGGATGACCAACCTCCAGGCGGCGATCGGTCTGGCACAGATCGAGCGTCTTTCGGAATTAACGGAACGAAAAAGGGAGATCGGCCGGCATTATACGGAGCTGCTGTCCGATTTGCCGGAGCTTCAGCTGCCGTTAACGTCCGCGCCGTATGCCGATAACGTGTATTGGGTTTATGGGATCGTCCTGCATGAAGAGGCGAATCTGGACGCTCCGGAGCTGCAGGCCAGGCTGGTGGATGAAGGCATTGCGACCCGCCCGTTTTTTTGGCCCATGCACGAGCAGCCCGTTTTTGTCCGTGCGGGATTGTTCCGGGGAGAATCCTACCCCGTCGCGGAACGACTGGCCCGGAGGGGATTTTATATTCCGAGCGGAATGGCGTTAACCGCCGAGCAGCGAATTCGGGTGGCGGAGACGCTGAGAAGCGCGATCAGGGCATAAAAGTGATGAATCGGCTGAACGGGCGGATCCCGATCAGCCGATGTTCATGTTAAGCTCTCCGATTTTACGGCTTGCAGCGCCGCTGCTGCGAAATTTATGGGGACAACCTTGGATTACAGCGTCCAGCGCAGCAGCAGAGCGGCTTCCGTCAACCCTCCGCCGAAGCCGTACAGCAGCAGGACGTCGTCTTTGCGGAGCTTGCCGGCCTTCAAGGCGATGTCGATCGCGAGTGGAATCGAAGCGGCCGACGTGTTGCCGTAATCGGCCATGCTCGTCAGCGCCTTATCGAGCGGAATGCCGGATTTCTCGCAGATCGACTCGACGATGCGCATGTTGGCGCTGTGCGGCACGAACCAATCGATGTCATCCACCCCGAGGCCGCAGCCGTCGAGCAGCTCCGCAATGCCTTTCGGCACCTGGGTCACCGCCCAGCGGTACACCTCCCGGCCGTTTTGCACGATTTTGCCGCTTGTCTGCATCGGCACGCTGCCGATCGAACCGGAAAGATGAGAGCAGTACACATGATGGCCGCCGCTGCCGGTCGTATGGGAATAAGCGCCGAGCAGGCTTCCCTGTCCGTCCTCGCTGCGCTCCAGCAGCACCGCGCCGGCGCCGTCGCCGAACAGGATGCAGGTCGCGCGGTCCGTATAGTCCGTAATTTTGGACAAGGTCTCCGCGCCGATCACCAAAATTTTGCGGTAAATCCCCGATAAAATCAGCCCGTTTGCGAGCTGCAGCCCGTAGACGAAGCCCGCGCAGGCGGCTTGCAGATCGACGGCGCCGCAGGAGCCGATGCCGAATTCGGCCTGTACCCGCGAGGCCATGCTCGGGAACAGCGTATCGGGCGTCGTCGTTGCGACGAGCACGAAATCGACGTCGTCCAGCCGCGCATCATAACGCGATACCAGGTCGCGCACGGCACCGAAAATCATGTCGCTGCAAAACTGCTCATCGGATGCGATCCGCCGTTCCGTTATGCCGGTCCGCTGTACGATCCACTCATGATTGGTCTCGACCATGCGCTCAAGGTCGTCGTTGCCAAGCACCTGATCCGGTACATACGCCCCAAACGCCGTTATTACCGCCGAAGATTGAAACTCCGCCGCTTTCATGTTCATCCGCTCCCTAATGGCCAGGTATTAGTATCTGGTACTAATACCAATGTAACCGATTGGAGGGGGGCTGTCAAATCGTGATTTTTCAGCATGAGCTGTAAGGGTTTCAAAATAAGCTGTAGGTTTTGTTTCAGTAAAACCTCTATTCGATAAGATGCGTAATGATGCATCTCTACATCGTTACACGCTCGGCAGGATTTCGTCTGTAAAGTATTTTTTTCCCTGCAATGGCTAAAATACTACAAGCTAACTTACGCTCGAAAGAAGAGAAACCGCATGAAAGTCGGCATTAGCATCGTTGAAAACGAGCAAATTTTACGGAACAGGTTTCAAAACTGTTCCGACGTTATTTTTCGCGAGCTTCGTATTCAAGGGCAAACCAGCCTTTTATTTGTCTTCGTCGACGGAATGATCGATGCGGATACGATTGTTACGAACGTTCTCAAACCGTTCCTGTACGATGGTCTCCCCCAAGGTTTCGGAGCGATCGACGGCGTCGCTCAATGGTTCGAACAGGAGCGCGTTCCCGTTATGTCGACCAAGAAGCTTTCCGCCGTCGATGATATCGTCGACCATATCTTGAAGGGGAACGTCGCCATACTGGCCGAAGGGGAAAATAATGCGCTTCTTGCCGATGTCGCGAAGTACAAGACCCGGGCCATCGAAGAGCCTTTTAACGAGGCGACCATCCGCGGGTCCAAGGAAGGGTTTACGGAGCTGCTCCGGACGAATACGACCTTGCTGCGCAGAATACTGGCGACGTCGAAGCTGAAATTCGAATCCATTACCGTCGGTAAAATTACCCGAACCGATATCGTCATTGCCTATCTCGAGGATGTCGTATCGACGCCCGTTTTGAATGAAGTCCGTAAGCGAATCAAGCGGATTCGGATCGACGGCATTCTTGAATCCGGCTATATCGAAGAATCCATCGAAGATACGCATCTTTCTCCTTTTCCGCAAATGATTAATACGGAGCGTCCGGATATTGTGGCGACCGGGCTGCTGGACGGAAAAGTGGCGATATTAATCAATGGAAGCTCATGCGCGCTTGTCGTTCCGATGACATTCTGGGACGGCCTTCAGGCTCCCGATGATAATTACGAACGCTTCTTGTTCGTCTCCATGATTCGATGGATTCGGTATCTGTTTGCGTTATTCTCGCTTTTGTTCCCTTCCGTTTACATTGCGTTAACGAATTATCACTTGGAGATGATACCTCTTAAGCTGATGATGACGGTCGCGAGTCTGCGGGAGATGGCTCCGTTTCCGACGGTGATCGAAGTTATGATGATGGAGGTTATGTTCGAAGGCTTGCGGGAGGCGGGGATCCGCCTGCCGAAGCAGATCGGCCCTCTCGTCAGCATCGTCGGGGCATTGGTGCTCGGGGAAGCGGCCGTCCGTGCCGGCCTTATATCCGCGCCTATCGTCATTGTCGTATCGGCCGCCGGAATCTCGTCGTTCATCATCCCGAACTTTCGATTTGCGTTTCCGCTGCGCATGTTAAGATTTCCTTTATTGATCCTGTCCGGAACCTTCGGCCTTTTTGGATTGGGGACTGGATTGATGGCCATCTTAATTCATCTCGTTCATCTGGCTCCGTTCGGTATGCCTTATTTAGCCCCGGTGGCTCCGCAAAACAGCCGCAAGCTGAAGGGCATATTCATTCGGCCGCCGCGAAAGCTTGTCGCACATACCGAATTTAACGACGAGGAGGCCCCCTCTTGAAGAAAATAGGCTCTTGTTTCGCGCTGCTCCTTATCGTGCCGTTCGCAACCGGCTGCTGGAATCAGAAGGAGCCGAATCAAGTCGCCTTCGTTATAGGAGGGGCGATGGATTTAACGAAAGACGGACGTTTAGAGGTCAGTAATCAAATCGCAATTCCTTCCGGTCTCGAAAGCGGACAAGACAGCGGGGGCGGATCGATGAAGAAAAGCTTCCGCGTCGTAAGCGCGACCGGGAAGAACTTATTCGATACGGCTCCGAATTTGCAGGTGCAGCTATCCCGCAGGCTGTTTGTCGGGCATCGCAGAGTCATTCTTGTCGGGCAGCGTCTGGCGGAGCATGGAATCGGAGATTTGCTCGACGAATTTATCCGCAACCCGCAATCGGAGCTTCGTTCAAGGATCTTTATCGCGAAAGGCGTCCAAGGAAAAAACCTCCTTTCCGCAAAGCCGGTTTTCGAGCCGCTAGCGGCCGAGTCGCTCACGAATGGACAAGCGGCCCTGGGTTTGAAGCCGTTTTATTTTCATGATTTTTTGTCCGATGTATTAAGCGAAGGCCTGCAGCCCGTTCTGCCGGCGTTCAGCCTGACGGCCTCCAACCAAATCGTGTTTGCCGGAATGGCGGCCATGAACAAAGACGATGGCCTGAAATTGGCGGGATTCCTGAATATAGAGGAGTCTTCGTATGCCAATTGGATCACGAACAGGCAAACCGGTTTTGAAATTACTTCTTTCGTCCCTGAAGGGAAAGGCAATGTTACCCTCAACCTTAAATCATTGGGCAGCCGTATTCGTGCGGAGACGGTGGGCGACCGAATCCGCATCCACGTTCGACTCACTGGCAAAGGAACCGTCGTCGAGAACAATACGAGTTTGAATCCGACCAAACGGGCGGATCTTCGCATCATTCAAGATGAACTGGGGCGAGTCGCCCGGGAATCGGTGCAGCAGATGATCGAAAAAGTTCAAAAGCAGTACAAAACGGATATCTTCGGGTTCGGAGAACATGTACATTGGCAATATCCCCACCGGTGGAAAACCTTGAAGCGAAATTGGAACAAGACGTTCCCGAAGCTGGACGTTTCGGTCGACGTGAAGCTTTATGGCAAGGATCCCGGAGAAACCGGCTCTTCGGTCAAGCTCATGCCTTGATCCGGATTCGCATGGCCTAACATCGAAAAGGGGCGGGAGCTACTATGAAGCTGTCAAGCGCGCAATTGGTTTGGATAATCGTAACGGAAGTTTGTGCGATAATCGGGGTTCGAATTTCGCCGGCAATCGCCATATCTCAACAAGACACGTGGATTTCGATGCTGGCGGCGGGTGTCATAGGCGCGGCTTTGACTTTGTTTACCGTTCACTTGAGCATGCTGAATCCCGGCCAAACGTTGACCCAATTCAGCAGGGCGCTGCTGGGCAAATGGTTCGGGCGAATAGTCGTCCTTCCGTACCTCGCGGCCTGGTATTCGTTCTGCACCGTTATACTTCGTGATTTCACCGGCTTTTTGCAGCCGATTCTGATCGACAGGACGCCCCTGTGGATCATGATGCTGATCATAATGGGCTTGATGATCTATTTGACTTCTACCGCAGGCATAACGGGAATCGGACGTTTATGTCAAATCGTGGGACCCGTCATTATTATTACGTTGGTCATCAGTTTCGTTTTAAATGCGGGCCATGCGAAAGGGCACTATTTGCTGCCCGTCTTTTCCGATACCGGATGGATCAGCATCGTGAAAGGATCGCTGGGTCCCGCCATTTGGCTCCCGGGACCTTATACCTTGCTGGTCGTCGTCGCATTTATGCGGAATCCCCGCAAAGCGCTTTCCAGTTCCTTGATCGGCGTAGGCATTACCATTGTCCTCGCTCTTGCCGCTACTTTAATGGTGCTTATGGTCTTCGGTCCGAATTTAGCGGCCAAAATCAGATATCCTTACTTTTTATACGTAAGAACCGTCGATATTCTGGACTTTATCCAAAATATGGACATCTTTTTTATGTTTATTTGGATCTTCGGCGTATCGGCCCAATTATCGTTATTATTGTTCGTCGCGAGTCACGAATCGGCCCAATGGTTCAAGGCGAAAAGCTGGCGAAAATTCATGTGGTTCAGCGCGCCGGCGATTTATGCGATGGCGCTCCTGATTCCGGACGAAACGGGATTTGAGGCTTATTACAATTTTGGGCTGTACGTCGTTTTTCCCATCTGCGGGATTGCGATTCCTCTTCTGCTTTGGATCGTTACGTTATTCAGAAGGAAATCGGTTGCCACTTGAATGATGGATTTTTGACTCCGTTTCAATGAAACCTGACATGCTGCAGCATCGACCATCCGTGCCAAGCTCGCGGCGGTCCGGGGCACGAAGCGGAAGCGTTCAACGCCAACACCGCGACCCTGCTGGAATCGCTGCAGCTTGGGGGGCGGGCTTCAGCGGCATTATGGCCAACTTTCATCCGGAGCTGTATACGTGGCTCAAGGCATGCTTCGACATCCGACAGTATTGAACTCAAACAAAATCATTTAAGGCGGAGGGCTTGATTATACGGCTCTCCGCCCTATTCATTTTATAACCCCATTCATCGGTCCGATTATGGCTGAAACAAGAAGATTGATCCAGAAATTGACGAGAATCAGACCGCTTTCTAAAACGTCTTCCATGCTATAATTGATTAGTTGTGGCTATCTATCATCACGGACGGGGGGCTCGCAATGAGAATTTTGTCCGGAGCGCCCGTCCTGCAGGGGCGGGAAGCGGACCGGCTGACGCAGCCGATGACGATGAAGTTCCGGATGCGCGGCGTTGATCCCGCTGCCGTGAAGCGGTATATGTTGGAGCATCCGGACGAATTTTACCGCAAGACGCCGATCGCCGAGCTGCCGAACCTGCCGTTGTCCGCGGTGCAGGGCTTCTACAAGCATTGGAAAGAGGCCGGGCTGCCGATTCAACCGCGACCAGGTGCTGTTCTTTACCGGTCCGGAGGAGGACGAGGTGCTGGTGAATATGACCCGCTTGCAGGGGCTGGACGGCACGAACGTGGAGCATTTGACGGAGGCGGAAGAAATCGGGCGGCGGCAGGTGCTGATGGTTGCCGACTTTATGAAACGCAAGCTCCCGGGATTCGAGCGGGCGTCCATTTCCCAGGTCGGAGCGCAAATCGGTATCCGCGAAACGCGGCGGATGGACGGTCAAGTCACGCTGCAAATCGAGGATGTGACGGAAGGCCGGCGGTCGGCGGAAGCGATCGCACGCAGCGGCTATCCGATCGACATCCACGATCCGAAGAGTAAAGGCGTGACGGGGGCCGGATCGCAGGCGACGGCGCCTACGATATCCCATACGGCACGCTGCTGCCGAGAAAAATCGATAATTTGCTGGCCGGCGGCCGCTGCATCTCGACATGCTACGAGGCTTTTGCGACGACCCGCCTCACCCCGGGCTGCATGGCGACCGGGCAGGCGGCGGGAACCGCAGCCGCGATAGCAGCCGCCGCGGGACGCTCTCCGCAGGAGCTGGGCGTATCGGCGCTGCAGGAGGCGCTCGTTCGAGGCGGGGCTGTTTTATCTTAGCCAATGATAGATCCGCTCAAATCATTCATCCAGGCCAAAAAGGTCCGGGACGGAGACGAATGAGACCAAGAAGGATGCCGGGTACCACCGACAAAGAAGCCGCTTCCCATCCCTCGGGAAACGGCTTTTTCGTTGCGTTTTAGGACCGCGGCATAGATGCACCGGTCACCTCTAAGCCTTACTGAGCTCTCACGGAGACGACTGCCGCGGTTCAATTGCTCCATTTTTTGCTCAACAAACTGGCAGGATTGCGCAACATTACTTCAAAGTTAGCGTCCTAGTATTAGTCCGCTAAAGATTGCCAAGAAAGGAATGAAATATTTTGAAAAAGGTGCTCACAGGAATTTTCGCTGCATTAATTTTATCTATTTCTTCACCTGCATACGCTGCAGATGTGCAAATAAAAATTGAAGGAAAGACGATTGCCTCCAATGTGACGCCCGAAATAAAGAACAATCGAACGATGGTGCCGTTGCGTTTGATCAGTGAAAATTTGGGAGCCAAGGTTAACTGGTCGGGTTCGGAAGCTACACTCGAAAAAAACGATCTGCTGGTAAGCTTAAAATTGAAGAGCAATACAGCGATGAAGAATGGTAAACCCGTGCTGCTCGACGCAGCACCCTATATCAAGAATAATCGCATCATGGTTCCGCTTCGCTTGGTATTCGTTTACCTATTCTGCCTTTCAATCGATCTACCAGATTATTGATACGGCCGGGAAGAACGGTTTTTTGACGACAATCAGCGATACAAATCCTTAAGGCAACAATGTGAACTGGCACGTTACATTGGGGGTTATTTCCATGCTTACTTCAAAGATGAATCCAGCAGAATTAACCATAGATCAAATTACCAAAGTAGTGTTTGGCGATGGTCAGTACACCGATGACGGAACTGCGAATGGAGAATGCATATTTGTTTTTGGCGGATCGTATCTATCAAGAGCGGTAAAGGCGGTTGAATTGTTTAAGAAAGGTCGAGCCCCTTATATTTTGTTTACCGGCGGGGATAAATTTGGACAAAAAAAACCGCCGGAAGCAATTGTCCTGCAGGGCGAGGGAAGAAGACTGGGCGTGCCTAATGAATCCATTTTAATTGAAACACAGTCTAATCACACGAAAGAAAATATACTGTGTTCACTCACCGTTCTTGATCGTGCAATAGGCTTAGAAAACATTAAACGTTTGTTGTTAGTCAGTTCGCCCGGGCACATGCGTAGATGCCTTCTTATGTTAAAAACATTTATGCCGCCGTGGTATCAATATATGTGGTGCCCTGATGATCGAGTTGTAGGGCAAGCTAACAACTGGTGGCAGGATGAGGAGGAAGTTATCAGGGTCAAAGCTGAACTGTATAAGGTCATCGACGGTGTGAGAGGGAAATATTTCGTAGACGACGATGTGGAGTTAGATAGTGAGACGTGCGGATTGACCGGCGAAGAGCAGGAATGGGTGCTGTTCCGAAGCGCGCAGGCGCTGTACCGGCTTTGAAGCGCTTGCCGTTGACGGTGCATTCGCATCGTAAAGAGAACGAACGAGACGCCTGGATGCGGAATCGGCATGAATCTTACATCATCCGATTGCGGAGTCGTGGTATCCAGCGGGCGGCTTAAGCTCAATCATACGATACGAAAGGCGGAGGAAACGATGCAGCGACTGAAAATAAGTGAAAATAAACGGTTTCTCGTACACGAAGACGGCACGCTTTTTTTCTGGCTCGGCGACACGGCATGGGAGCTGTTTCACAAGCTGAACCGGGAGGAGGCGGACCTGTACCTCCGCAACCGGGCTGAGCGCCGGTTTTCGGTTATTCAAGCCGTGGCGCTTGCCGAGATGGAGGGACTGACGACGGACAACGCCTACGGGCGGCGCCCGCTGAAGATGAACGCCTCCGGGCAGTACGACCCGACGCTTCCGGATACGGAAGGGAACGATCATTACTGGAACCACGTCGATTATATCGTCGACCGGGCGGCCGCTCTTGGCCTCTATGTCGCTTTGCTGCCGACATGGGGGGACAAATACAATTTGTTGTGGGGCAAGGGTCCGGTCGTGTTCAACGCGGACAATGCGCGCGTCTACGGCCGGTGGCTCGGGGACCGGTACAAAGACCGCCCGAACATCGTTTGGGTGCTCGGCGGCGACCGGCCGCTGCATACGATGGAGCATTTTGCGGTCAACCGCGCGCTTGCCGAAGGGCTGCGGGAGGGCGACGGCGGCAGCCATTTAATCACGTTCCATCCGCCGGGCGGCCAATCCTCTTCGCTTCCGCTGCACCGCGAGGATTGGATCGATTTCAACATGATTCAGTCCGGCCATCACGAATGGATCCGGACGAACTACAAGAAGGTCGGCGAGGACTACGCGCGGCAGCCGGTGAAACCGACGCTCGACGCGGAGCCGTGCTACGAGGACCACCCGATCAATTTCAAAGCGGAGAACGGTTATTTCGACGCGGCGGACGTCCGGCGCGGTGCCTATTACGCCTTATTTGCCGGCGCGTTCGGGCATACGTACGGCCATCATTCGGTCTGGTCGATGACCACCGAGCCTGGGGCATATTTCATCATGACTTGGCGCGACGCGATCGAGCGGCCGGGCGCCGCGCAAATGCGGCATATGCGCGATCTGATGGAATCGCGGCCGTTCCTGGAGCGGGTTCCCGACCAGAGCCTCATCGCCGACAACCTGCCCGGTGCGAACTATATGGCCGCGACGCGGGGCGAACGCTACGCCATGATTTATTCGCCGAACGGCATTCCGTTCAAAGTCGCGATGGGCATTATCCGCGGAACGACGGTCAAGGCGTCCTGGTTTGACCCGCGCACCGGCCAGTGGCGGGATGCGGGCGAGCGCCCGAACAGCGGCATAGCCGAATTCGTGCCCCCGACCAGCGGCCGGGACGGCGATTGGGTGCTCGTATTGGATGGAATCGGTTAGCGGGAGCTTTGCATTATATGCTGCACCGGCTATGAAACCGGCGGGATCGAGAAGGGCGAGGGTCGGGTCGAATTTACCCGTGGAGCAGCGGTATTCAAATGGTACTTATGTTCGTTTTTTTTGACTTGAATCTCGAGATCCGTCACGGACGGATCTTTTTTACATTACACCCAAACTAGCGTAGAGCGGCATCGTTTCGAAAAATCCATCCTGTCATAATTAAATTTAATTTGGATACCTATACAAAAGGAAGCAGACAAAGGGGAGCCCGGCAAACACCCATTTACATCGACTCTTGTCACTCCGACTGGTATCCACGATGGCGATTTGTCATTATGTTACTGGGATTTTAAAAGGCCGGGAGCTTTTTTGTCTGGACAGCCTGTGACAGGTAGGGGACAATTTATCAACACCCCAGCGGATCGATGAGCCGCTGAGGTTCAGGAATAACATGGAACTGATGATCGAGTCTATTATGCTCTGAAACAGAAGCATCAGCGACATTCTGATTACCGACCTCGATATGATTAATATTGGCGCCTATCGCAGTGAGGATTTCTGGGTGCTGGGCGAAATCGCCGGCTGCCGCGCAGTCTGTCGGATCCCTTTTCCCTCCGCTAGCTGAAGTAACGAACAGGGTTGTACAGTGATGCTGTTGAATAGGGTATCAGATACGAGCATGTCGAGGTGAAAAAAGATTTAATGGTCTTACAGGCAGGTTAAGGATATTGAGGATAATTTGTCGTAGCGACTTTATTTATGTAAGCGTTTACCGGGTCGAGCTTCACCTGCAAACAACCTCGCCCCGTACTATCAATTCAAACTCACTCGTCAAGATTAATTCAATAAGTTGGAGGTGCAATATGAAACTACGATCACGACTCGCCCGGTTCCAAGTCAACAAACTCTATATCCGCATGCTGCTATGTTTCTTGTCGCTGCTGCTGCCGATCATTATCGTCGGCGTGATCGTGTACGTTCAGAACATTCACATCCAGAAGAAAGAGCTGGAGGAGAAGGCCGCGAGCAACCTGAATTTCTCCGCCAAATCGATCGACACGTTCCTGCATATCGCGGAGACGTCGGAGACCGATTTCCTGCAGAGCCATATCGTGCAGCAGAATTTGCGGCCGGTCGATTTGTTGACGGATCGCCAGCGGGAACAGACCGCCTCCATCATTCAACAGCTCTCATTCTACCGCGCCATCGGCAGCTCGTTCATAGACGAGCTGTTTGTTTATTTGGACGATCAGCAGATCTACCGCAGTGATGGCGTCGAGACGTTCCATGATTTCTTTGAGAAGTTCAACCGCTTCGATCAGTATCCGCTCTCTTTTTGGGATTCGCTGCGCCGTACGGGACAGCCGTTCGACGTGCTCGCTCCCTCCCCAGTAGAGAAGACGTTCTACACCAATAAAATGACGGTCATCCCGCTTGTCACCGTGCAGTATCTGAACGGCCGCAAAACGGCCGTGGTGGCTGACATTTCCGCCAGAGCTATTCTCCAGACGCTGAACACCAACAACGTGTACGACAGCGCCTGGTCTCTGGTGCTGGACCCGAAAGGGGAGCCGATAGTCTCCGGTCCCGGGGAGACGTTTACGGACGACCCCAAGCAGCTTCGCGCCATTCGGGGACGGTTTGCTAATCCGCATGTCAAATTCGCGGATATGACGATCGGCGGCGTGTCCTATCTCGTAACCCGCTCGGTTTCCGCGACGTACGGCTGGCAGTACTTTTTCTTCATTCCCGCATTCGAATACAAGAAGCAGGCCACCGGCATTCTCAGCATGACGGTTTGGCTCTGCGTGATCCTGCTGGTCATCGGCGTGGCGTTCTCCCTCCTTTTCAGCCGAAGACTTTACCACCCGATCCGAAACATCCGCGACATTCTGCTCCAGCAGGATCCGTTACCCGAGTCGGCGTCGCATAACGAGTTTGAACTGA
This genomic window from Paenibacillus humicola contains:
- a CDS encoding glycoside hydrolase family 140 protein; its protein translation is MQRLKISENKRFLVHEDGTLFFWLGDTAWELFHKLNREEADLYLRNRAERRFSVIQAVALAEMEGLTTDNAYGRRPLKMNASGQYDPTLPDTEGNDHYWNHVDYIVDRAAALGLYVALLPTWGDKYNLLWGKGPVVFNADNARVYGRWLGDRYKDRPNIVWVLGGDRPLHTMEHFAVNRALAEGLREGDGGSHLITFHPPGGQSSSLPLHREDWIDFNMIQSGHHEWIRTNYKKVGEDYARQPVKPTLDAEPCYEDHPINFKAENGYFDAADVRRGAYYALFAGAFGHTYGHHSVWSMTTEPGAYFIMTWRDAIERPGAAQMRHMRDLMESRPFLERVPDQSLIADNLPGANYMAATRGERYAMIYSPNGIPFKVAMGIIRGTTVKASWFDPRTGQWRDAGERPNSGIAEFVPPTSGRDGDWVLVLDGIG